A segment of the Marinobacter arenosus genome:
GTCTGCACTCATGATTTCACCTCCTTGCCGGCAGCCCGTTCAACCGCGGCGAGAATCCGGTTGTAGGTGCCACAGCGGCACAGGTTTCCGGCCATGGCATCAATGATTTCCTGTGTGCCCGGTTCGGGGGTCTGCTTGAGCAGGGCCGTAGCGTTCATGATCTGGCCACCCTGGCAATAGCCGCACTGGGCCACGCCAAGGTCCAGCCATGCCTGCTGGACCTTCTGACCGACGGGATCATCCGCCATGGCTTCGATGGTCGTTATCTCTCCGGAGGCGGCCGACACTGGTGTGACGCAGGACCGAATCGCCGTTCCATTGAGATGGACCGTGCAGGCGCCGCATTGCGCCATGCCGCAGCCAAATTTTGTTCCTTTCATTCCGACGACATCGCGAATGACCCAGAGCAGGGGCATGTTGTCCGGAACGTCGAGTTCGTGCTTCTTTCCGTTGATCGTAAGCGTGGCCATGTGACTCTCTCGATGAATGGATTTAGGCGCTCCCTAACCCTAGCCCTACGACGCAGAGACGTAAAAGGCTCAGCCTGAACGAAAGGTAATGAAATGGATTGCATTCCCGCCTGCAGGCTGGGCTATAGTAGGCGCCGGATACCGCAAAACACGAGGACCAGGATGGACGCCGCAAACCCTACGCCCGAGCAGCTCCAGAAGGTGCTCGCGGATACCCCCAAAGACCAACCCGTGGTCATGCTAAACCTCCTGAGGTTCCGGGATCGGGCCAGTTACACCGACG
Coding sequences within it:
- a CDS encoding (2Fe-2S)-binding protein encodes the protein MATLTINGKKHELDVPDNMPLLWVIRDVVGMKGTKFGCGMAQCGACTVHLNGTAIRSCVTPVSAASGEITTIEAMADDPVGQKVQQAWLDLGVAQCGYCQGGQIMNATALLKQTPEPGTQEIIDAMAGNLCRCGTYNRILAAVERAAGKEVKS